The genomic interval GTCTACTGGGATGGCTTTGAAGACAAGCCGTATCCCGCCCGCATCCGCATTGTTTCCAAAAACGTGGTGGGCGGGCTTTCCCGCGTTTCCACCCTGCTGGCGGAGGAGAACGTGAACATAGATTCCGGCACGTTCCACTCCACGGTAGACGGCAACTCGGAAATCGAGCTTACGGTAGAGGTGCGGGACGCCGCGCACCTTTATCAGGCCATAGACAAGCTGCGCACCCTTCCCGGCATGCTGGAAGTGGTGCGGGCCTCTTCTGCCGAATAGGGCACAGGAAAAAACGCGTGTGCTTCTGCTATACTGCAGCAGCACACGGCACTGCTGAAAAAGCAATACGGCCCCGGTGTTCAAAGCACCGGGGCCGTTTCTCGTTGTTGCTTGTGCGGGCTGCCGCAGGCATGCGGGGGCCAAAGAGGGGGCTATCCCCTGTCGTTTGCCCCTGTCGTTTATCCCAGTTGCAAGCCCTTGCTCTGCCCTTACTTCAGGATGGTAATCTTCTCTTCCCCGTCCTGAAGGTGCCGGGGATTGTGCGGCCCCACCGGCATGGGAGCGTAGGAGATGTAGTTGGCTTTGCGGGCATGGGGCACGTAGTCTGCGGCAAGAGCGTTTATGGCGGTGGCAACCACGGCAACAAAGATGTTGCCCGAACCCCCGCTCAGATCCACCGCCACGCGTGCATGGTTTTTCCACAGAACCTCATTGGTTTCCGTAGACCGCAACTCGCTGTCAAATGCCACGGTCAGCGAACCGCCTATGACAAAGTAGACCAGATCCCATTCCGTAATGCGCGTAAAGAGCACGCAATCCGCCCCGAACTTTTCTTTGAACATGCTCGCTGGAGCATCATACAGCAGTTCGGTGTCGTACAGGCCTTCATGTTGCATGATCTCAGAGACCACGGGAACCGGGAAGATGTAATATCCCTTAAAGGACAACGGTTCGGCAATGGTGGTGCTGTAATAT from Desulfovibrio psychrotolerans carries:
- a CDS encoding GNA1162 family protein, with translation MMKKTLVLMLVGLALFASGCATTMTKQERYPGMYAEQPKSILVLPPMNMTTAADAKAYYSTTIAEPLSFKGYYIFPVPVVSEIMQHEGLYDTELLYDAPASMFKEKFGADCVLFTRITEWDLVYFVIGGSLTVAFDSELRSTETNEVLWKNHARVAVDLSGGSGNIFVAVVATAINALAADYVPHARKANYISYAPMPVGPHNPRHLQDGEEKITILK